A stretch of Spirosoma oryzicola DNA encodes these proteins:
- a CDS encoding discoidin domain-containing protein, translated as MAGIRIDTPTGNEWDYSLDGQTWQASPKFLVQASGAPFVDGTLYTVHCRNQKKNVRRDVTIIFGEDSSERIFDQVVKSGSSKRKGWTDFLVQLMGGIQTDLPTTSDSDLPQVVIGADGKLYRRGGKQLDYIRVTGPNSFPINQTGQFVATAYYTDGTNKPAVGAVFSVQGKDASINFATGVMTPGPDAEVGGAYTVTASFGGKTYSKGTTLTAASLNFVRTGAPRYLEPIGLLGPNYDGSLDTVTCFQITGWVADLNHPNERAQARLYINGILATTITAHVKREEVSTVLGLTNTTGHIYGFEYTVPAKFRTGQKLVVELRPVSGTNAFRYSPKTSDEGCLDLSNLINVAAGKSVTASSTETANPAWVPATLTSENTQNMWSTPCLGETDQSTVTIDLNGTAAPQQIKILPRQDDPGAMPIAYYVDGSINGTDWFRMATVNNQSRGADEVILQVEKDLQGNYRTCRYVRLTVTKNGQAGGDCPRVQLAIVKVMAPSWTPLDGPPPTKQPQSLLIQGDGGVREGTQTYYKVVQFYTDNSQEDVTTSAQIAYNGGSDVAFEKVGNEARLTIASNNTPNDTRSCQLKAYNPATGLSAFKDVSIYDATAVFAKTYRIDKQEGPPQLVEGTSGSFRIVATMSDETETQYMGAGSYSIIEPYPDGMTAVTGANATCVVTLPRNSITANLDRVLRFTFPAGGGFIERTISLENVNDSQATFDHYDIVGDLTLQESATDAVTGTYQVVEVYSDGSTKDYTGSGSYSIDGNYPDRMTFSTAGAGKGTVTLDKNSISGNLTLPLRFTFGNNSTITKGVQLLNVAEADPCANQKTSIQYAVFEGGQANTFQLHAYYRTPDGKPWQARVKMVGGFDFPFYEMDAFPSGVIGCYKFGSNIGPINPGEQVEINISPDGVNNVITRTVTITGLQARTTLYTAP; from the coding sequence ATGGCAGGCATTCGCATTGATACCCCAACGGGTAACGAGTGGGACTACTCACTCGACGGCCAGACCTGGCAGGCATCACCCAAATTTCTTGTTCAGGCCAGCGGTGCCCCCTTCGTGGATGGCACGCTGTACACCGTTCATTGTCGCAATCAGAAAAAAAATGTCCGGCGCGACGTGACCATTATATTCGGAGAAGATTCCTCCGAGCGGATCTTCGACCAGGTCGTCAAGTCGGGTTCTTCCAAACGAAAGGGATGGACCGACTTTTTAGTGCAGCTGATGGGCGGCATTCAGACCGATCTGCCCACCACCAGTGATAGCGATTTACCCCAGGTGGTGATCGGTGCGGACGGTAAGCTCTACCGCCGTGGGGGCAAACAGCTCGATTACATCCGGGTAACGGGACCAAACAGCTTTCCCATCAACCAGACCGGTCAATTTGTTGCCACGGCCTATTACACCGATGGGACTAACAAACCCGCTGTCGGGGCTGTGTTCTCCGTTCAGGGCAAGGATGCTAGTATCAACTTTGCGACCGGCGTGATGACGCCCGGCCCGGATGCGGAAGTGGGCGGAGCCTACACCGTGACGGCCTCGTTTGGGGGTAAAACCTACAGCAAGGGCACCACGCTGACCGCAGCCTCACTCAACTTCGTAAGAACGGGGGCACCGCGTTATCTGGAGCCGATTGGCCTGCTGGGACCAAACTACGATGGTTCCCTCGATACCGTCACCTGCTTTCAGATCACGGGCTGGGTAGCGGATCTTAACCACCCTAACGAACGCGCCCAGGCACGGCTCTACATCAATGGTATTCTGGCGACGACCATCACCGCCCACGTCAAGCGCGAGGAAGTCAGTACAGTGCTGGGACTAACGAACACAACCGGCCATATCTACGGCTTTGAGTACACCGTTCCGGCCAAATTCCGTACCGGTCAGAAACTGGTGGTCGAGCTTCGTCCGGTTTCGGGTACCAACGCGTTCCGCTACTCGCCCAAAACCTCCGATGAGGGCTGTCTGGATCTGTCGAATTTGATCAACGTGGCCGCTGGCAAGTCTGTCACGGCCTCCAGTACCGAAACGGCGAATCCAGCTTGGGTACCCGCGACGCTGACCAGCGAGAACACGCAAAATATGTGGTCAACGCCCTGTCTGGGCGAAACGGATCAGTCAACCGTAACGATTGATTTAAACGGCACAGCGGCTCCTCAGCAAATCAAGATCCTGCCTCGTCAGGATGATCCGGGAGCCATGCCGATTGCGTATTACGTCGATGGCTCGATCAACGGCACCGACTGGTTCCGCATGGCAACGGTCAACAACCAGTCACGGGGGGCGGACGAGGTGATCCTGCAAGTCGAGAAGGATCTACAGGGCAACTACCGCACCTGCCGCTACGTGCGCTTAACGGTCACCAAAAACGGACAGGCCGGTGGTGATTGCCCCCGCGTGCAACTGGCTATCGTGAAAGTGATGGCCCCCAGCTGGACTCCGCTCGACGGCCCACCACCGACCAAGCAGCCGCAAAGTTTGCTCATTCAAGGGGATGGCGGGGTCCGGGAAGGCACCCAGACCTACTATAAAGTTGTCCAGTTTTATACCGACAACTCCCAGGAGGACGTAACAACCAGCGCCCAGATTGCCTACAATGGCGGTAGCGACGTAGCCTTTGAGAAAGTAGGCAATGAAGCCCGGTTGACGATAGCCAGCAACAATACGCCCAACGATACGCGCAGCTGTCAGCTGAAGGCGTACAATCCGGCAACGGGTCTATCGGCCTTCAAAGACGTGAGCATCTATGATGCGACCGCCGTGTTTGCCAAAACCTACCGCATCGACAAGCAGGAAGGGCCACCGCAACTAGTCGAGGGCACGTCGGGCAGCTTCCGCATTGTGGCAACTATGTCGGACGAAACAGAAACCCAGTACATGGGAGCTGGTTCGTACTCGATCATCGAACCCTATCCGGACGGTATGACCGCCGTCACCGGTGCGAATGCAACCTGCGTCGTAACCCTGCCCCGCAACAGCATCACGGCCAATCTGGACCGCGTCTTGCGGTTCACCTTCCCGGCTGGGGGTGGCTTTATTGAGCGAACCATTTCGCTCGAGAACGTCAACGATTCGCAGGCGACCTTCGACCACTACGATATCGTAGGCGATCTAACGTTGCAGGAAAGTGCCACGGATGCAGTGACTGGTACCTATCAGGTGGTGGAAGTCTACTCGGATGGATCGACAAAGGACTACACCGGCTCCGGCTCCTACAGCATCGATGGAAATTATCCTGACCGGATGACCTTCTCGACCGCTGGAGCGGGTAAGGGTACGGTAACGCTCGATAAGAACAGCATTTCGGGTAATCTGACGCTACCGCTCCGCTTCACGTTTGGCAACAATTCGACCATTACCAAAGGTGTACAGCTGCTCAATGTGGCCGAAGCTGATCCGTGCGCCAATCAGAAAACCTCCATTCAGTACGCAGTTTTTGAGGGTGGTCAAGCGAATACCTTCCAGCTCCACGCCTATTACAGAACCCCAGACGGTAAACCCTGGCAGGCGAGAGTCAAGATGGTGGGCGGTTTCGATTTCCCTTTCTACGAAATGGACGCATTCCCGTCGGGCGTGATCGGCTGCTACAAGTTTGGCAGCAACATCGGCCCGATCAATCCGGGTGAGCAGGTAGAAATCAATATCAGCCCTGACGGCGTGAATAACGTGATCACCCGGACTGTCACCATCACCGGCCTCCAGGCCCGGACAACCCTCTACACCGCCCCCTAA